A genomic stretch from Psilocybe cubensis strain MGC-MH-2018 chromosome 1, whole genome shotgun sequence includes:
- a CDS encoding Serine/threonine-protein kinase STY17 encodes MEFVEIIFQLAPVPYLDFSFTVFKGLWDALKDVQSSKQQFNVLAQSVAQLLHILDKGFRSGSIMMDDLSSDALIDLERLLKDISAYIQKQSNFGFVKLLLLKEERLATIEAFNRRIYNNINAFQVAAMIDIRVWQTRNEEARRNDQGSLHARLRHLEANQRLLIEALDIPHSGPQAIMATLRRRVDERKGSDEELRFLKHSLSYLSTTSNHQIDLQPWTITSYDVEFGPLIGVGGFGRVYRGKWNHTDVALKVMRNAGDISPRASTWSKLRHPNILQFLGANILDDEPFLVMPLVEGGNARDYIDNHPHCNRIKIVQQISLGLTYLHSQSVVHGDLKAVNVLIDDAERALLCDFGLARLRADVNSRTADSIPLQGSQNWMAPELFEGRSLRMPCDIYSFGMTLYEEPMSQIYTGEIPFGHLSPQLIPKLVAKRRIRPERPEHEEAPYLSDDIWNVAQHCWSHSPADRPLAITLSETLTVLLHTTRNRPQVSVPHPQDKVLEHTGNIVMTNGTYSTSNNGYTSLVSPLTTLYSIPDSPFGTNQIIPDTPPRSMHGLPQRLNDDYEAIHEHPPPAFPVPNVHQNPPPAFPTPGLPNSQGTYETMFRFESFALSLPPVERIKIIPNKRLVLAFDIGISYSSISYRCVFYLPLLGTLVTAKYASIIEDNQMSEIKGVTIISDRDQLSGSFKVPTTIYYDEFGELRAIGAETMSEEVIKVAESNGWRKVKWFKLHLWPHIIPGKKHTNTTLPSNKRPEDILSDYLQYLYRCSITYIKKTHINWQELSPLFSSRDDIDFVLTYPNGWDGVQEKMTQSAVLAGLVSDDEAGRSHLSFVTEGEANLSFVLGHSAQDTFQNDVAVIVDAGDYMVTISSYVRNPSNVTPSFEEITQPLRHLSGSIFVTSLAKTFFQRTLSDSKFKDRADIVLQSFERTTKFRFSNPGEPEYLTIGGAKDNDKKRHIKRGQLRLQGADVASFFEPSIKCIVDSVKEQRKTSREKATHVILVGELSASEWLFSRVTAAFSPLGYSVIRPDYYM; translated from the exons ATGGAATTTGTCGAAATCATCTTCCAACTCGCTCCTGTACCCTATTTAGACTTCAGCTTTACCGTTTTCAAGGGACTGTGGGATGCCCTGAAAGATGTTCAGTCCAGCAAGCAGCAATTCAACGTCCTAGCGCAGTCAGTAGCACAATTGTTGCATATACTGGACAAAGGGTTTCGATCTGGAAGTATAATGATGGACGATCTATCGTCAGATGCTCTCATCGACTTGGAAAG ATTGCTCAAGGACATATCCGCGTACATACAAAAGCAGTCAAATTTTGGATTCGTCAAATTGCTTCTCTTAAAGGAGGAAAGACTAGCGACTATAGAGGCGTTTAATCGACGTATCTATAACAACATCAACGCATTTCAG GTTGCCGCAATGATTGATATTCGAGTGTGGCAAACACGAAATGAAGAAGCTCGAAGGAACGATCAGGGAAGCCTACATGCCCGACTCCGCCATCTGGAAGCCAATCAACGACTCCTGATAGAAGCGCTAG ATATTCCTCACAGTGGCCCTCAGGCAATCATGGCTACTCTTCGCAGACGTGTTGATGAAAGGAAAGGATCTGACGAAGAATTAAGATTCCTGAAGCACAGTCTTAGTTATCTGAGCACTACAAGCAATCACCAAATCGACCTTCAACCCTGGACTATTACTTCCTACGACGTCGAATTTGGACCTCTCATTGGCGTTGGAGGATT CGGAAGGGTATACCGAGGGAAATGGAATCACACAGATGTGGCTTTGAAGGTGATGCGGAATGCTGGGGATATATCTCCTAGGGCATCC ACATGGTCGAAGCTACGCCACCCTAATATTCTTC AATTCTTGGGGGCCAATATCCTCGATGATGAACCATTTCTCGTAATGCCATTAGTAGAAGGAGGGAATGCTCGAGACTACATTGATAATCACCCTCATTGTAATAGGATCAAGATT GTTCAGCAAATAAGTCTGGGATTGACCTACCTTCATTCACAATCTGTAGTTCACGGAGATCTCAAGGCTGTGAATGTCCTCATAGACGACGCAGAGAGGGCATTGCTATGTGATTTTGGATTAGCGAGGTTGAGAGCTGATGTCAACAGCCGGACAGCAGACTCGATTCCTCTGCAAGGAAGTCAAAATTGGATGGCTCCTGAGTTATTTGAAGGTCGATCCCTACGTATGCCATGCGACATCTACTCCTTTGGCATGACATTGTACGAG GAACCAATGTCGCAGATATACACGGGTGAAATTCCCTTCGGACACTTATCTCCTCAGCTTATCCCTAAACTTGTAGCAAAGCGAAGAATTCGTCCAGAGAGACCAGAACATGAAGAGGCACCATACCTAAGCGACGATATTTGGAATGTTGCTCAGCATTGCTGGTCTCATAGCCCAGCAGACAGACCTTTGGCCATCACTCTTAGCGAAACCCTGACTGTACTTCTCCATACAACTCGAAATCGACCTCAGGTTTCGGTACCCCATCCCCAAGACAAAGTTCTTGAACATACTGGAAACATCGTTATGACAAACGGGACTTATTCCACTAGCAACAATGGATACACATCACTCGTATCCCCTCTGACGACGTTATACAGTATCCCTGATTCCCCTTTTGGAACCAACCAAATAATCCCCGATACTCCTCCTCGGTCCATGCATGGTCTTCCGCAACGCCTCAATGACGACTACGAGGCCATCCATGAACACCCTCCCCCTGCATTTCCTGTACCTAATGTCCATCAAAACCCTCCTCCTGCCTTTCCGACACCTGGTCTTCCCAATTCACAGGGCACATATGAAACCATGTTTAGGTTTGAAAGTTTCGCCCTGTCGCTTCCTCCGGTCGAAAGAATAAAGATAATCCCAAACAAAAGACTTGTCCTAGCTTTCGACATTGGAATCTCATACAGCAGCATTTCCTACAGGTGTGTCTTCTACCTGCCGCTGTTAGGAACTTTAGTGACCGCAAAATATGCCAGCATCATTGAAGATAATCAAATGTCAGAAATTAAGGGCGTGACGAT AATCTCTGATCGCGACCAATTGAGTGGATCTTTCAAGGTCCCAACAACAATCTATTATGATGAGTTTGGAGAGTTACGCGCTATCGGAGCAGAAACGATGTCTGAAGAGGTTATCAAAGTTGCCGAATCCAACGGTTGGAGAAAGGTTAAATG GTTCAAGCTACATCTATGGCCACATATCATCCCTGGCAAGAAACACACAAACACAACCCTACCCTCTAACAAACGACCTGAGGATATTCTTAGCGATTACCTCCAATATCTATATCGCTGCTCTATCACATATATCAAGAAAACGCATATTAATTGGCAGGAGCTATCTCCTCTATTCAGCTCTAGGGATGATATCGATTTTGTTCTGACCTATCCGAACGGATGGGATGGGGTTCAGGAGAAGATGACACAGTCTGCTGTATTGGCTGGACTTGTTTCTGACGATGAAGCTGGCAGATCCCATCTGTCCTTTGTAACTGAGGGAGAGGCTAACCTATCCTTCGTCTTAGGTCATAGTGCACAGGACACGTTCCAAAAT GATGTGGCTGTTATTGTCGACGCAGGGGATTACATGGTCACCATAAGCTCCTACGTCAGAAATCCTTCTAATGTTACGCCTTCGTTTGAAGAAATCACTCAACCTCTGC GTCACCTCAGTGGCTCGATATTTGTGACCTCTCTAGCCAAAACATTCTTCCAAC GCACACTCTCGGATTCTAAATTCAAGGATCGAGCGGATATtgtccttcaatcattcgaACGAACAACAAAATTCAGATTTAGCAATCCTGGAGAACCTGAATACCTTACCATAGGCGGAGCGAAAGATAACGATAAAAAAAGACACATCAAACGCGGCCAGCTAAGGTTGCAAGG CGCTGACGTCGCGTCATTTTTCGAGCCTTCGATCAAATGTATTGTAGATTCGGTGAAGGAGCAGCGAAAAACGTCCCGCGAAAAAGCTACG CACGTAATTCTTGTTGGAGAGTTAAGTGCTAGCGAATGGCTTTTCTCCCGCGTCACCGCCGCATTCTCACCATTGGGATATTCTGTGATAAGGCCCGACTATTATATGTAA